In a genomic window of Pseudorasbora parva isolate DD20220531a chromosome 24, ASM2467924v1, whole genome shotgun sequence:
- the rbis gene encoding ribosomal biogenesis factor, which translates to MAKNKQKGKKQQNVFQVANKQSKPKTKTKPVKTSLKHINTLRNEKVESLNQMFTEVQRDVTSISKSTSKESKKGQKVVREAPREAVNVDGAAQLFSQL; encoded by the exons ATGGCCAAAAATAAACAGAAAGGCAAAAAACAGCAGAATGTATTTCAGGTTGCTAACAAACAGTCAAAACCCAAGACCAAAACGAAACCTGTCAAGACGTCCCTGAAACAT ATAAACACTTTGAGAAATGAAAAAGTGGAGAGCTTAAATCAGATGTTCACCGAAGTGCAGCGAGATGTAACGAGCATATCAAAATCCACATCTAAAGAATCTAAAAAAGGACAGAAG GTGGTCAGAGAAGCTCCACGGGAAGCTGTTAATGTTGATGGTGCTGCACAGCTTTTCTCTCAACTCTAG